A genomic window from Salvelinus sp. IW2-2015 linkage group LG13, ASM291031v2, whole genome shotgun sequence includes:
- the LOC111971500 gene encoding cyclin-dependent kinase 5 activator 1 has translation MGTVLSLSPSYRKAALFEDGPATVGHYTAVQNSKNSKDTKSLKRQSLISVLPWKRIVAVSAKRKGSKKLPPDDGQKVSTEHTITNSQKLKKSQSCANLSSFTTQEPNIAATIPTSKTVSNVAATAKKNLLTGSTGGQATNAGTPKRVIVQASTSELMRSLGEFLCRRCYRLKRLSPTDPVLWLRSVDRSLLLQGWQDQGFITPANVVFLYMLCRDVVSSEVASERELQASLLTCLYLSYSYMGNEISYPLKPFLVEAEKEAFWDRCLEIINRMSGKMLQINSDPHYFTQVFADLKNESKKEEEKTRLLIGLGR, from the coding sequence ATGGGTACCGTACTGTCCCTCTCCCCCAGCTACCGGAAAGCGGCCCTGTTCGAAGATGGCCCGGCCACTGTGGGCCACTACACGGCCGTCCAGAACAGCAAAAACTCCAAGGACACCAAGAGCCTCAAGCGCCAGTCCCTCATCAGTGTGTTGCCATGGAAACGCATTGTGGCGGTATCGGCCAAACGGAAAGGTTCCAAAAAGCTCCCACCAGACGACGGGCAGAAGGTCAGCACTGAGCACACCATCACCAACAGCCAGAAGCTAAAGAAGTCCCAGTCCTGCGCCAACTTGTCCTCTTTCACCACGCAGGAACCCAACATAGCTGCCACAATCCCCACCTCCAAGACCGTCTCCAACGTTGCTGCCACCGCTAAGAAGAACCTGTTGACTGGTTCCACGGGGGGCCAGGCAACGAACGCAGGCACGCCCAAGCGGGTGATCGTCCAGGCCTCCACCAGCGAGCTAATGCGTAGCCTGGGTGAGTTCCTGTGCCGGCGCTGCTACCGGCTGAAGCGTCTGTCGCCTACCGACCCGGTGCTGTGGCTGCGAAGCGTGGACCGCTCCCTCCTTCTCCAGGGCTGGCAGGACCAGGGCTTCATCACCCCAGCCAACGTGGTCTTCCTCTACATGCTGTGCCGCGATGTGGTCTCCTCCGAGGTCGCCAGCGAGCGGGAGCTGCAAGCCTCTCTGCTCACCTGCCTCTACCTGTCCTACTCCTACATGGGCAATGAGATCTCCTACCCGCTCAAGCCCTTCCTGGTTGAGGCTGAGAAGGAGGCCTTCTGGGACCGCTGCCTGGAAATCATCAACCGCATGAGTGGCAAGATGCTGCAGATCAACTCCGACCCACACTACTTCACCCAGGTGTTTGCCGACCTCAAAAACGAGAgcaagaaggaggaagagaagacaaGGTTGTTGATAGGCCTCGGCCGATAA